A single genomic interval of Osmia lignaria lignaria isolate PbOS001 chromosome 9, iyOsmLign1, whole genome shotgun sequence harbors:
- the LOC117604420 gene encoding uncharacterized protein LOC117604420 isoform X1, with protein MPQIPKHRKIKRVTVLTKKTQFLRNYLKLKSYNPLCEKLRSNNYSLAKALSKEKEKTQLLFSQNVALVAEVQDLGSACSKSSAVISNVLKNAKDMLTMIVTMTGYLTNTISTCQEFVASSPANLRMSSNSTGTASILGDGSRRLSPKAPTKGVVKPMVSGHTITKPTINLSRVNMQHINNSSSLSIIQEVTSPPGNRESNSPRSSGHVTMRQHRNEDARVYRMPERLKVASPRLSDESERRLSKRSNRRSGRISGRLSGSLSKSRKLSVGNSTPNSIRTRNSIENFENIGNPRVKLNDVSKLLQNSQSINIRMLTENRNSERNETLENNVSVNLEDSQTNSETPESSPDNSKNNSNKTIGNENEEIGKNKDGTSKTQENISRTLITSNLEDPLEGPSWLYNNSSSVPSIKYNIQHTFHSFGNKDKKTDEVNISNNDSMDTTLKATELSDPSDNENSMQETSRLSITNKRERYNLKKDKEINNRNEYQVVQRNINNDTFDNTISTDLTFTNEDEYKVENEAAENFSNFVTQRRVCLRDEDEDDFTLMYMRQPNMNFDISDLKLPVLEQSALKPIVLVEPEPEITTSIKLIPQIGPLPSASNDSLNESIFDRSTVKLPVLNDNENKKKKIMKVKNRTSRESSEFVESTPPGDGKSTRKKTNKSVNKDPSAAKVVLQKLNEYDVKSRTPSPEVSLSQDSTKSLSPYSRMENSSDSENSNTSINSMYALNRPRRKRAPTVFHEPNLKAKLRRN; from the exons atgCCTCAGATACCAAAACATAGGAAAATTAAAAGAGTTACAGTGCTCACTAAAAAGACACAGTTTCTAAGAAATTATCTAAAACTTAAATCTTATAATCCAT TGTGTGAAAAATTAAGAAGTAATAATTACTCATTAGCAAAAGCATTAtctaaagaaaaggaaaagactCAGTTATTGTTTTCTCAAAATGTTGCTTTGGTTGCTGAGGTACAAGATTTAGGTTCAGCATGTAGCAAAAGCAGT GCTGTAATatcaaatgttttaaaaaatgctAAAGACATGCTTACAatgatagtaacaatgactGGTTACTTAACAAATACCATTTCAACGTGTCAAGAATTTGTAGCATCTTCTCCTGCAAATTTACGAATGTCTTCTAATTCTACTGGAA CAGCAAGTATTTTAGGAGATGGAAGTAGAAGATTATCCCCAAAAGCTCCAACTAAAGGAGTTGTGAAGCCTATGGTGAGCGGTCACACCATTACAAAACCTACCATTAATTTAAGTAGGGTAAATATGCAACATATTAATAATTCCTCAAGCTTAAGTATAATACAAGAAGTAACATCACCCCCTGGAAATCGAGAATCAAACAGCCCAAGGTCTTCTGGTCATGTAACTATGAGGCAACAtagaaat GAAGACGCCCGCGTATATCGAATGCCTGAAAGATTAAAGGTTGCTTCACCAAGACTTAGTG ATGAAAGCGAGCGACGATTAAGTAAAAGAAGTAACAGACGTTCTGGAAGAATATCTGGAAGACTATCAGGAAGCCTTTCGAAATCGAGAAAATTATCAGTGGGTAATAGTACTCCTAACAGTATTCGCACTCGTAACAGcatcgaaaatttcgaaaatatagGAAATCCTAGAGTAAAACTTAACGATGTATCAAAGTTATTGCAAAATTCTCAAAGTATTAACATTCGAATG TTGACGGAGAATCGAAATagtgaaagaaatgaaactttAGAGAATAATGTCAGTGTAAATCTAGAAGATTCTCAAACAAACAGCGAAACACCAGAATCGTCACCtgataattcaaaaaataatagtaataaaacTATTGGAAACGAAAATGAGGAAATTGGTAAAAACAAAGATGGTACTTCAAAGACGCAAGAAAATATTAGTAGAACACTAATTACATCGAATTTAGAGGATCCTCTCGAAGGACCAAGTTGGTTATATAATAATTCTTCTTCCGTGCCTTCAATCAAGTATAACATACAACATACGTTTCATTCGTTTGGAAATAAAGACAAAAAGACTGACGaagtaaatatttctaataatgaTAGTATGGATACAACTTTAAAAGCAACTGAATTAAGTGATCCCTCGGATAATGAAAACAGTATGCAGGAAACTTCGCGGTTATCAATAACGAACAAACGGGAaaggtataatttaaaaaaagataaagaaataaataatagaaatgaaTACCAAGTTGTTCAACGGAATATAAACAACGATACTTTTGATAATACAATTTCGACTGATTTAACGTTTACAAACGAGGACGAATATAAAGTAGAAAATGAAGCCgcagaaaatttttcaaattttgttaCGCAAAGGCGAGTTTGTTTAAGAGACGAGGATGAAGATGATTTTACTTTAATGTACATGCGACAACCGAACATGAATTTTGATATAAGCGATTTAAAATTACCAGTTTTAGAACAATCTGCACTGAAGCCAATTGTTCTGGTTGAACCAGAACCGGAAATAACCACTAGTATTAAGCTAATACCTCAAATTGGTCCTCTTCCATCTGCTTCAAACGATAGTTTAAACGAATCTATATTTGATCGATCAACAGTAAAACTGCCGGTATTGAATGACaatgagaataaaaaaaaaaagataatgaaaGTCAAGAATCGAACTTCAAGGGAGTCTTCTGAATTTGTTGAAAGTACACCACCAGGTGACGGGAAGAGTACTAGAAAGAAAACAAATAAATCCGTGAATAAAGATCCAAGTGCCGCTAAAGTAGTGTTACAAAAATTGAACGAGTACGATGTTAAATCTAGAACACCTTCTCCTGAGGTATCACTTTCTCAAGATTCTACTAAATCTTT aagTCCCTATTCGAGAATGGAGAACTCGAGTGATTCAGAAAACAGTAATACAAGTATAAATAGTATGTATGCATTGAATCGTCCTAGACGAAAAAGAGCTCCGACTGTTTTTCATGAACCAAATTTAAAAGC GAAATTACGAAGGAATTAA
- the LOC117604593 gene encoding uncharacterized protein LOC117604593, with product MNWTFWVFVIGSFSCKYVNAQVQRVPPGVSPQHYQQPVQQVHQQIPQQVPQQVPQQQYQQVPGQVPMHQVPVQQQQHHHQQQQQQQQQQQQQQHMQPPQVSVQSGHHHDHSQPILNAANIVNEKAHIAEHMEVPMDTSKMTEQELQFHYFKMHDADNNNKLDGCELIKSLIHWHEQGNKEVREKLFKDDELVTLIDPILSMDDTNNDGYIDYPEFIQAQQFAAATGRQ from the exons atgaattGGACTTTCTGGGTATTTGTAATTGGATCATTTagttgtaaatatgtaaatgctCAGGTACAAAGAGTTCCGCCTGGTGTATCACCTCAACATTATCAACAA CCTGTTCAACAAGTACATCAGCAAATACCACAACAAGTACCACAACAAGTTCCACAACAACAG TATCAACAAGTACCAGGACAAGTACCTATGCATCAAGTCCCagttcaacaacaacaacatcatcatcagcaacagcagcagcagcagcagcagcaacaacaacaacaacatatGCAACCTCCTCAAGTATCAGTTCAATCAGGACATCATCATGATCATTCTCAACCTATACTTAATGCTGCCAATATAGTTAATGAAAAAGC TCATATTGCAGAACATATGGAAGTTCCAATGGATACTAGTAAAATGACAGAGCAAGAATTACAGTTTCATTATTTCAAGATGCACGATGCAGACAATAATAATAAGTTAGATGGTTGTGAACTTATAAAATCCTTGATTCATTGGCATG AACAAGGTAACAAAGAAGTACGCGAGAAATTATTCAAAGATGATGAGTTGGTTACTTTAATAGATCCAATTCTTTCTATGGATGATACTAATAATGACGGGTACATTGATTACCCCGAATTTATACAGGCACAGCAATTTGCAGCAGCTACTGGCAGACAGTag
- the LOC117604420 gene encoding uncharacterized protein LOC117604420 isoform X3, with product MPQIPKHRKIKRVTVLTKKTQFLRNYLKLKSYNPLCEKLRSNNYSLAKALSKEKEKTQLLFSQNVALVAEVQDLGSACSKSSAVISNVLKNAKDMLTMIVTMTGYLTNTISTCQEFVASSPANLRMSSNSTGRDGSRRLSPKAPTKGVVKPMVSGHTITKPTINLSRVNMQHINNSSSLSIIQEVTSPPGNRESNSPRSSGHVTMRQHRNEDARVYRMPERLKVASPRLSDESERRLSKRSNRRSGRISGRLSGSLSKSRKLSVGNSTPNSIRTRNSIENFENIGNPRVKLNDVSKLLQNSQSINIRMLTENRNSERNETLENNVSVNLEDSQTNSETPESSPDNSKNNSNKTIGNENEEIGKNKDGTSKTQENISRTLITSNLEDPLEGPSWLYNNSSSVPSIKYNIQHTFHSFGNKDKKTDEVNISNNDSMDTTLKATELSDPSDNENSMQETSRLSITNKRERYNLKKDKEINNRNEYQVVQRNINNDTFDNTISTDLTFTNEDEYKVENEAAENFSNFVTQRRVCLRDEDEDDFTLMYMRQPNMNFDISDLKLPVLEQSALKPIVLVEPEPEITTSIKLIPQIGPLPSASNDSLNESIFDRSTVKLPVLNDNENKKKKIMKVKNRTSRESSEFVESTPPGDGKSTRKKTNKSVNKDPSAAKVVLQKLNEYDVKSRTPSPEVSLSQDSTKSLSPYSRMENSSDSENSNTSINSMYALNRPRRKRAPTVFHEPNLKAKLRRN from the exons atgCCTCAGATACCAAAACATAGGAAAATTAAAAGAGTTACAGTGCTCACTAAAAAGACACAGTTTCTAAGAAATTATCTAAAACTTAAATCTTATAATCCAT TGTGTGAAAAATTAAGAAGTAATAATTACTCATTAGCAAAAGCATTAtctaaagaaaaggaaaagactCAGTTATTGTTTTCTCAAAATGTTGCTTTGGTTGCTGAGGTACAAGATTTAGGTTCAGCATGTAGCAAAAGCAGT GCTGTAATatcaaatgttttaaaaaatgctAAAGACATGCTTACAatgatagtaacaatgactGGTTACTTAACAAATACCATTTCAACGTGTCAAGAATTTGTAGCATCTTCTCCTGCAAATTTACGAATGTCTTCTAATTCTACTGGAA GAGATGGAAGTAGAAGATTATCCCCAAAAGCTCCAACTAAAGGAGTTGTGAAGCCTATGGTGAGCGGTCACACCATTACAAAACCTACCATTAATTTAAGTAGGGTAAATATGCAACATATTAATAATTCCTCAAGCTTAAGTATAATACAAGAAGTAACATCACCCCCTGGAAATCGAGAATCAAACAGCCCAAGGTCTTCTGGTCATGTAACTATGAGGCAACAtagaaat GAAGACGCCCGCGTATATCGAATGCCTGAAAGATTAAAGGTTGCTTCACCAAGACTTAGTG ATGAAAGCGAGCGACGATTAAGTAAAAGAAGTAACAGACGTTCTGGAAGAATATCTGGAAGACTATCAGGAAGCCTTTCGAAATCGAGAAAATTATCAGTGGGTAATAGTACTCCTAACAGTATTCGCACTCGTAACAGcatcgaaaatttcgaaaatatagGAAATCCTAGAGTAAAACTTAACGATGTATCAAAGTTATTGCAAAATTCTCAAAGTATTAACATTCGAATG TTGACGGAGAATCGAAATagtgaaagaaatgaaactttAGAGAATAATGTCAGTGTAAATCTAGAAGATTCTCAAACAAACAGCGAAACACCAGAATCGTCACCtgataattcaaaaaataatagtaataaaacTATTGGAAACGAAAATGAGGAAATTGGTAAAAACAAAGATGGTACTTCAAAGACGCAAGAAAATATTAGTAGAACACTAATTACATCGAATTTAGAGGATCCTCTCGAAGGACCAAGTTGGTTATATAATAATTCTTCTTCCGTGCCTTCAATCAAGTATAACATACAACATACGTTTCATTCGTTTGGAAATAAAGACAAAAAGACTGACGaagtaaatatttctaataatgaTAGTATGGATACAACTTTAAAAGCAACTGAATTAAGTGATCCCTCGGATAATGAAAACAGTATGCAGGAAACTTCGCGGTTATCAATAACGAACAAACGGGAaaggtataatttaaaaaaagataaagaaataaataatagaaatgaaTACCAAGTTGTTCAACGGAATATAAACAACGATACTTTTGATAATACAATTTCGACTGATTTAACGTTTACAAACGAGGACGAATATAAAGTAGAAAATGAAGCCgcagaaaatttttcaaattttgttaCGCAAAGGCGAGTTTGTTTAAGAGACGAGGATGAAGATGATTTTACTTTAATGTACATGCGACAACCGAACATGAATTTTGATATAAGCGATTTAAAATTACCAGTTTTAGAACAATCTGCACTGAAGCCAATTGTTCTGGTTGAACCAGAACCGGAAATAACCACTAGTATTAAGCTAATACCTCAAATTGGTCCTCTTCCATCTGCTTCAAACGATAGTTTAAACGAATCTATATTTGATCGATCAACAGTAAAACTGCCGGTATTGAATGACaatgagaataaaaaaaaaaagataatgaaaGTCAAGAATCGAACTTCAAGGGAGTCTTCTGAATTTGTTGAAAGTACACCACCAGGTGACGGGAAGAGTACTAGAAAGAAAACAAATAAATCCGTGAATAAAGATCCAAGTGCCGCTAAAGTAGTGTTACAAAAATTGAACGAGTACGATGTTAAATCTAGAACACCTTCTCCTGAGGTATCACTTTCTCAAGATTCTACTAAATCTTT aagTCCCTATTCGAGAATGGAGAACTCGAGTGATTCAGAAAACAGTAATACAAGTATAAATAGTATGTATGCATTGAATCGTCCTAGACGAAAAAGAGCTCCGACTGTTTTTCATGAACCAAATTTAAAAGC GAAATTACGAAGGAATTAA
- the LOC117604420 gene encoding uncharacterized protein LOC117604420 isoform X4 yields the protein MPQIPKHRKIKRVTVLTKKTQFLRNYLKLKSYNPLCEKLRSNNYSLAKALSKEKEKTQLLFSQNVALVAEVQDLGSACSKSSAVISNVLKNAKDMLTMIVTMTGYLTNTISTCQEFVASSPANLRMSSNSTGTASILGDGSRRLSPKAPTKGVVKPMVSGHTITKPTINLSRVNMQHINNSSSLSIIQEVTSPPGNRESNSPRSSGHVTMRQHRNEDARVYRMPERLKVASPRLSDESERRLSKRSNRRSGRISGRLSGSLSKSRKLSLTENRNSERNETLENNVSVNLEDSQTNSETPESSPDNSKNNSNKTIGNENEEIGKNKDGTSKTQENISRTLITSNLEDPLEGPSWLYNNSSSVPSIKYNIQHTFHSFGNKDKKTDEVNISNNDSMDTTLKATELSDPSDNENSMQETSRLSITNKRERYNLKKDKEINNRNEYQVVQRNINNDTFDNTISTDLTFTNEDEYKVENEAAENFSNFVTQRRVCLRDEDEDDFTLMYMRQPNMNFDISDLKLPVLEQSALKPIVLVEPEPEITTSIKLIPQIGPLPSASNDSLNESIFDRSTVKLPVLNDNENKKKKIMKVKNRTSRESSEFVESTPPGDGKSTRKKTNKSVNKDPSAAKVVLQKLNEYDVKSRTPSPEVSLSQDSTKSLSPYSRMENSSDSENSNTSINSMYALNRPRRKRAPTVFHEPNLKAKLRRN from the exons atgCCTCAGATACCAAAACATAGGAAAATTAAAAGAGTTACAGTGCTCACTAAAAAGACACAGTTTCTAAGAAATTATCTAAAACTTAAATCTTATAATCCAT TGTGTGAAAAATTAAGAAGTAATAATTACTCATTAGCAAAAGCATTAtctaaagaaaaggaaaagactCAGTTATTGTTTTCTCAAAATGTTGCTTTGGTTGCTGAGGTACAAGATTTAGGTTCAGCATGTAGCAAAAGCAGT GCTGTAATatcaaatgttttaaaaaatgctAAAGACATGCTTACAatgatagtaacaatgactGGTTACTTAACAAATACCATTTCAACGTGTCAAGAATTTGTAGCATCTTCTCCTGCAAATTTACGAATGTCTTCTAATTCTACTGGAA CAGCAAGTATTTTAGGAGATGGAAGTAGAAGATTATCCCCAAAAGCTCCAACTAAAGGAGTTGTGAAGCCTATGGTGAGCGGTCACACCATTACAAAACCTACCATTAATTTAAGTAGGGTAAATATGCAACATATTAATAATTCCTCAAGCTTAAGTATAATACAAGAAGTAACATCACCCCCTGGAAATCGAGAATCAAACAGCCCAAGGTCTTCTGGTCATGTAACTATGAGGCAACAtagaaat GAAGACGCCCGCGTATATCGAATGCCTGAAAGATTAAAGGTTGCTTCACCAAGACTTAGTG ATGAAAGCGAGCGACGATTAAGTAAAAGAAGTAACAGACGTTCTGGAAGAATATCTGGAAGACTATCAGGAAGCCTTTCGAAATCGAGAAAATTATCA TTGACGGAGAATCGAAATagtgaaagaaatgaaactttAGAGAATAATGTCAGTGTAAATCTAGAAGATTCTCAAACAAACAGCGAAACACCAGAATCGTCACCtgataattcaaaaaataatagtaataaaacTATTGGAAACGAAAATGAGGAAATTGGTAAAAACAAAGATGGTACTTCAAAGACGCAAGAAAATATTAGTAGAACACTAATTACATCGAATTTAGAGGATCCTCTCGAAGGACCAAGTTGGTTATATAATAATTCTTCTTCCGTGCCTTCAATCAAGTATAACATACAACATACGTTTCATTCGTTTGGAAATAAAGACAAAAAGACTGACGaagtaaatatttctaataatgaTAGTATGGATACAACTTTAAAAGCAACTGAATTAAGTGATCCCTCGGATAATGAAAACAGTATGCAGGAAACTTCGCGGTTATCAATAACGAACAAACGGGAaaggtataatttaaaaaaagataaagaaataaataatagaaatgaaTACCAAGTTGTTCAACGGAATATAAACAACGATACTTTTGATAATACAATTTCGACTGATTTAACGTTTACAAACGAGGACGAATATAAAGTAGAAAATGAAGCCgcagaaaatttttcaaattttgttaCGCAAAGGCGAGTTTGTTTAAGAGACGAGGATGAAGATGATTTTACTTTAATGTACATGCGACAACCGAACATGAATTTTGATATAAGCGATTTAAAATTACCAGTTTTAGAACAATCTGCACTGAAGCCAATTGTTCTGGTTGAACCAGAACCGGAAATAACCACTAGTATTAAGCTAATACCTCAAATTGGTCCTCTTCCATCTGCTTCAAACGATAGTTTAAACGAATCTATATTTGATCGATCAACAGTAAAACTGCCGGTATTGAATGACaatgagaataaaaaaaaaaagataatgaaaGTCAAGAATCGAACTTCAAGGGAGTCTTCTGAATTTGTTGAAAGTACACCACCAGGTGACGGGAAGAGTACTAGAAAGAAAACAAATAAATCCGTGAATAAAGATCCAAGTGCCGCTAAAGTAGTGTTACAAAAATTGAACGAGTACGATGTTAAATCTAGAACACCTTCTCCTGAGGTATCACTTTCTCAAGATTCTACTAAATCTTT aagTCCCTATTCGAGAATGGAGAACTCGAGTGATTCAGAAAACAGTAATACAAGTATAAATAGTATGTATGCATTGAATCGTCCTAGACGAAAAAGAGCTCCGACTGTTTTTCATGAACCAAATTTAAAAGC GAAATTACGAAGGAATTAA
- the LOC117604420 gene encoding uncharacterized protein LOC117604420 isoform X2, which produces MPQIPKHRKIKRVTVLTKKTQFLRNYLKLKSYNPLCEKLRSNNYSLAKALSKEKEKTQLLFSQNVALVAEVQDLGSACSKSSAVISNVLKNAKDMLTMIVTMTGYLTNTISTCQEFVASSPANLRMSSNSTGTSILGDGSRRLSPKAPTKGVVKPMVSGHTITKPTINLSRVNMQHINNSSSLSIIQEVTSPPGNRESNSPRSSGHVTMRQHRNEDARVYRMPERLKVASPRLSDESERRLSKRSNRRSGRISGRLSGSLSKSRKLSVGNSTPNSIRTRNSIENFENIGNPRVKLNDVSKLLQNSQSINIRMLTENRNSERNETLENNVSVNLEDSQTNSETPESSPDNSKNNSNKTIGNENEEIGKNKDGTSKTQENISRTLITSNLEDPLEGPSWLYNNSSSVPSIKYNIQHTFHSFGNKDKKTDEVNISNNDSMDTTLKATELSDPSDNENSMQETSRLSITNKRERYNLKKDKEINNRNEYQVVQRNINNDTFDNTISTDLTFTNEDEYKVENEAAENFSNFVTQRRVCLRDEDEDDFTLMYMRQPNMNFDISDLKLPVLEQSALKPIVLVEPEPEITTSIKLIPQIGPLPSASNDSLNESIFDRSTVKLPVLNDNENKKKKIMKVKNRTSRESSEFVESTPPGDGKSTRKKTNKSVNKDPSAAKVVLQKLNEYDVKSRTPSPEVSLSQDSTKSLSPYSRMENSSDSENSNTSINSMYALNRPRRKRAPTVFHEPNLKAKLRRN; this is translated from the exons atgCCTCAGATACCAAAACATAGGAAAATTAAAAGAGTTACAGTGCTCACTAAAAAGACACAGTTTCTAAGAAATTATCTAAAACTTAAATCTTATAATCCAT TGTGTGAAAAATTAAGAAGTAATAATTACTCATTAGCAAAAGCATTAtctaaagaaaaggaaaagactCAGTTATTGTTTTCTCAAAATGTTGCTTTGGTTGCTGAGGTACAAGATTTAGGTTCAGCATGTAGCAAAAGCAGT GCTGTAATatcaaatgttttaaaaaatgctAAAGACATGCTTACAatgatagtaacaatgactGGTTACTTAACAAATACCATTTCAACGTGTCAAGAATTTGTAGCATCTTCTCCTGCAAATTTACGAATGTCTTCTAATTCTACTGGAA CAAGTATTTTAGGAGATGGAAGTAGAAGATTATCCCCAAAAGCTCCAACTAAAGGAGTTGTGAAGCCTATGGTGAGCGGTCACACCATTACAAAACCTACCATTAATTTAAGTAGGGTAAATATGCAACATATTAATAATTCCTCAAGCTTAAGTATAATACAAGAAGTAACATCACCCCCTGGAAATCGAGAATCAAACAGCCCAAGGTCTTCTGGTCATGTAACTATGAGGCAACAtagaaat GAAGACGCCCGCGTATATCGAATGCCTGAAAGATTAAAGGTTGCTTCACCAAGACTTAGTG ATGAAAGCGAGCGACGATTAAGTAAAAGAAGTAACAGACGTTCTGGAAGAATATCTGGAAGACTATCAGGAAGCCTTTCGAAATCGAGAAAATTATCAGTGGGTAATAGTACTCCTAACAGTATTCGCACTCGTAACAGcatcgaaaatttcgaaaatatagGAAATCCTAGAGTAAAACTTAACGATGTATCAAAGTTATTGCAAAATTCTCAAAGTATTAACATTCGAATG TTGACGGAGAATCGAAATagtgaaagaaatgaaactttAGAGAATAATGTCAGTGTAAATCTAGAAGATTCTCAAACAAACAGCGAAACACCAGAATCGTCACCtgataattcaaaaaataatagtaataaaacTATTGGAAACGAAAATGAGGAAATTGGTAAAAACAAAGATGGTACTTCAAAGACGCAAGAAAATATTAGTAGAACACTAATTACATCGAATTTAGAGGATCCTCTCGAAGGACCAAGTTGGTTATATAATAATTCTTCTTCCGTGCCTTCAATCAAGTATAACATACAACATACGTTTCATTCGTTTGGAAATAAAGACAAAAAGACTGACGaagtaaatatttctaataatgaTAGTATGGATACAACTTTAAAAGCAACTGAATTAAGTGATCCCTCGGATAATGAAAACAGTATGCAGGAAACTTCGCGGTTATCAATAACGAACAAACGGGAaaggtataatttaaaaaaagataaagaaataaataatagaaatgaaTACCAAGTTGTTCAACGGAATATAAACAACGATACTTTTGATAATACAATTTCGACTGATTTAACGTTTACAAACGAGGACGAATATAAAGTAGAAAATGAAGCCgcagaaaatttttcaaattttgttaCGCAAAGGCGAGTTTGTTTAAGAGACGAGGATGAAGATGATTTTACTTTAATGTACATGCGACAACCGAACATGAATTTTGATATAAGCGATTTAAAATTACCAGTTTTAGAACAATCTGCACTGAAGCCAATTGTTCTGGTTGAACCAGAACCGGAAATAACCACTAGTATTAAGCTAATACCTCAAATTGGTCCTCTTCCATCTGCTTCAAACGATAGTTTAAACGAATCTATATTTGATCGATCAACAGTAAAACTGCCGGTATTGAATGACaatgagaataaaaaaaaaaagataatgaaaGTCAAGAATCGAACTTCAAGGGAGTCTTCTGAATTTGTTGAAAGTACACCACCAGGTGACGGGAAGAGTACTAGAAAGAAAACAAATAAATCCGTGAATAAAGATCCAAGTGCCGCTAAAGTAGTGTTACAAAAATTGAACGAGTACGATGTTAAATCTAGAACACCTTCTCCTGAGGTATCACTTTCTCAAGATTCTACTAAATCTTT aagTCCCTATTCGAGAATGGAGAACTCGAGTGATTCAGAAAACAGTAATACAAGTATAAATAGTATGTATGCATTGAATCGTCCTAGACGAAAAAGAGCTCCGACTGTTTTTCATGAACCAAATTTAAAAGC GAAATTACGAAGGAATTAA